Genomic window (Phocoena phocoena chromosome 20, mPhoPho1.1, whole genome shotgun sequence):
AAGGTAGCTATTAATATGTATCCTGGCAACGTGGGCAATGTGGGAGTAACCACAATTTATCTTATAAATCTTGACTAATAATGATTCAGGTTTCCAATAATCTGGTCACTTGTATCTATTAGGATAGAGTAAGACAAATGTACTTATTAGGAAGTTCAGGTCATCTGCCTACTGACATACTAAAATGacgattctggggcttccctggtggcgcagtggttgagagtctgcctgctgatgcaggggacacgggttcgtgccccggtctgggaaaatcccacatgccgcggagcggctgggcccgtgagccatggccgctgagcctgcacgtccagagcctgtgctccgcaacgggagaggccacaacagtgagaggcccgcatactgcaaaaaaaaaaaaaaaaatcaaaacctttacttTCAATGCATATGCTGTTCCCATGGAAATTTACAGGACAGCAAAATGGTCATTCCAAAGTCAGTTTATctgaaaaacacaaattatatGAAGTCTGTGTGTGTATCCTTATTTAAACTAAATGTTCTTAAAAATTCCTAAGTTCAAATGATGTCACAAAAGTGTTAGAAACGTGTAGACCATATAGTGTACACTAtatcatgtaaaaataaattaaaacagatTTGGATTATgctgtcatttttaattttaataaaatagataatttcaTACTACATAGAGAGCAAGTCCATCCACTCATcgataaaattttagaaatattttctataaaaagttTAGCTGACTGCGAATGAATCCATTAGAACATGATTTCTATAGGTACAGTGTTCCCATCCTCACCCCCATTCTTGttaattttgagaaaatttaaaaatacagaaaagtacaaaaaataaGACAAGATATCCATATACCACAATCCAGAATTAACcagtatttcaatatattttcttgcagtattttttttttaaagagaaatggacgtttatatataaaactgaagtcCCCTCTAACCAATCCAATCCCCCCCCTCTCCCACACgcattcccttcccttctccactcTTCACAGGCAACCACTATCAAGAGTTTGGTCTGTATCCTTCCAAaccatttcaaaaacatttaaaaaacatacatacatatatgtatccaTTACCAATATATAGCACTGAAATTTTGAGGGAAGTTTTATTCAAATTTACAAAACTGTCATCGTAATATATGTCATTCTGCAACTTTATCTTTCCCCCTCAACGTGATTTTTGAGATCTTTCTCTGTAATACATATAGATCTCACTTATTACATTTTACAGATATACAGTATTCCATCATAAGTACTTTCCATTTTGttgctgatgggcatttaagttgtttccaatttATGACTACAACATATCATGCCACAGTAAATAGCCTGGTACACATTTCCTGAGCATACAAACTcagagtagaattgctaggtgTTTTTCAATTTGCTATAAGGAATGTTTCCCAACTCCCAAGGTCATAACCCTTTCAGTATATAAATTTttcatattactatttttaacCTAACCCCCTTGGATCTTACCTTTGTGTATAGTTCGTATTTTTTTTTGTCCCTTGGAGAACAAATTACctccaaatcattttttaaatagtccCATTATATTCTCATCTCCTGATGCCATTTCTATATTATAAATTCTAATAAATGCATAGGTGTTTCCAGAATCTCTTCTGTTCTGCTAAATCAATACCATAAAGGTCTCTTCCTAATActtgcaacctttttttttttttacattggtgAAGATCTCCAGATCCATGCAGACGGCAATGTTAAACATGTTTTCCATTCCCAATTTTAGTGGAAATGCATCTAAAGTTTCAGCATTACCTGtgctgtatgttttttttttttttttttttttgctggatatTATCATACAAATGTCTTTCTCTTCAGGATGAATTCTCTGGTATCCTTTAAgtttttagcttttgtttctctCATTTGTGATGCTTTCCTTCAGAATGATTATTTCTGATATGAGACGTAAATTCCTGATGAACACCTTTCATGTATCCACAGGTTTTTAATGAGTATGAATTTTCTGGTGTCTAATATGGTGTGATTTCTGgctgaaagctttcccacattcactacaTTGATAAGGCTTCTTACCTGTGTGTATTCTCAAATGTAGAGCAAGGGTTGAGAATTGAGAGAAAGCTTTCCCACACTCATTACAACCATAGGGTTTCTCACCTGTATGGCTTCTCACATGCACCGTAAGAGATGAACTTTGAGAGAAGGCTTTTCCACATACATTGCATTCATAAGGCTTATCACCTGAATGAATTCTCACATGTACAATAAGTGACGTTCGCTGAgagaaggcttttccacattcattacattcatagggtttctctccagtgtgaataTTTTGATGTTTTATGAGGTACTTCTTCTGACCAAAAGCTGTTCCACATTCACTACACTTAAAGGGTTTCTCTCCAATATGAATCTTCTCATGCTCAGTAAGGTTTGATTTGCCACTGAAAGTTTTCCCACACTCCTTACATACAAAgggcttctctcctgtgtgagttCTCTGGTGTCTGATGAGGTTCGACTTCTGAATGAAAGCTTTCCCACAATCCTTACACTcaaaaggtttctctccagtgtgaatttTCTGATGGGTAAGAAGGTTTTCCTTCTGGCTGAAGGattttccacattcattacattcaaaAAGCTTCTCTCCAGTATGGGTATTTTGATGTTTAATAACATACTGCTTTTGGCTGAAtgcttttccacattcattacattcaaaAGGTTTCTCTCTATTATGAAAATGCTCATGCTCAGTGAGAGTTGATTTGTGGCTGAAGACTTTCCCACATACTTTACAGGCAAAGGGGTTTTCCCCACTACAAATTCTCTGCTGACTGAGGTGTGACATCTGAATGgaagctttcccacattcacaagatttctctccagtatgaatttttTGATGAATGAGAATTTACTTTTAGCTGAAGGTATTTCCACATTTCTTACATTTGTAGGGCTTCTCTGTGTATGACCTTTCAAATGCAGAGTAAGAGATAAGGTTCAAGAGAAAACTTTATCATACTTAGTACCTTCAAAGCTTTCTCTTCAACTCTAAATTTTCTAATACTCAAATGaagttttgttacattcactggtttctctccagtatgaattttcTTCTACTCAATTTGTtatctagctaaaggtttttcAATATTCCTTAGAAGCACAGGGTTTCTCTCCAGCCTGACTTCTACATTTATGAGGTGTAACATGTGAGTGAAAGTTTTACCACATTCAGTAAATTCATAggttttctctccagtatgaatgcTCTGATATCATATGGggttcaaaattttttaaatgaaggcatTTCCACACTGATTTACACCTAAAGGGGGTTATTACCACAAGGAGTAAGCTGTGGCAGGATTTCCAAACTAATTGATGATTCTTTCCTACACAACTAAGTCTAAATTGTGTTTCAAACTCTTTCTAGCTTAAGTTGAAAAAGGTGTTGCCTTAAAAGATATAAGGTTTGAGATCAGAGGaagtatttttccaattttcttatattcactGCTTTTTTCCTCAGTCTGTACTTTACTGGAGCTGGATGCAACTTGCCTCCCAAGTCTTGTTGCCTCTCTATCTGCTCATCATCTTCTCAGGCTTCTTCTAAAATGGAGTACAAAGAATCATCATTTAAAGGAGTCAATGTGCTTAGAACTGtggctggcacatggtaagcactcaataaatgttagctttatgttatcatcattatttatgaattttcccATTACTAGTAATAAAATTTCAGATTGTGCTTTTGGGGATGAACTCGGGTAGCCCACTTCAACAGTATGAAAGAAGCCTCATGACCAATGTCTCCAACTAAATTTTGAGAAGGAAACCTATATAGAGGACCCCTGGTTGAAAATTAACATTCATATGTACATAAAGCTTAGattattcttgaaaaataatctttcttaTTTCATAATCCAGCAAattgaatgtaacaaaaaatgaGGAATTAACAAACAGGATAAAGAGGTGACCACATAAAATTAAGAAAGTCTACCTGGGATtcctaagaaatggaaaaaggaaaaatcaactgCTTCCTTCTAAAACTCCattaaaatgacaagaaaagggaaaatggtacaaactcacaagaaaaaagaatatgataGGAGACATCAATACACACAGGTATTAACAAAAATTTTGATAACATAAAGTACATGGAAGATTTTCAACACACAGAAGAGCTGAGGAAGTTCGAATAACATAAAGGTATTCCAGAAGAGGATGCCAATGTCAAGCAAGCAAATTTGTGccacaaaatatcagaaagattcAGGAAATGAAGGGAAATCAAGTATGTCAAAACAAGGAATGAAGGATTGTtgctgggttaaaaaaaaaaaaggttgtgtgAGTTACAGCTGGACCTCTACTGTCAGTCAGGAGGACACTCCTCTGTAAGAAATGGAAGTTATTCTTTGCAGAAATTTAATCAGAGTAGCTCTAGTCTCAGGGACACTCAACAAATGAGATGACAGGTGCTATACTGAAATCAATGGGATCTATATGTAATATGGTGAAACCTCCAGTTCCAATATGCAGCTGATGCCCAAAATTGTTGGCAACCTGTGAGCAGGATATGAAAGGACCCTTTTCTGGACAAACTGAAAGGCCAGTGAAAAACTTAAACAGGATGCCCACCATCTAAGATGATACTTGTTacttgtactctttttttttttgctgaaacgAAGTACCTGGCCACACCTGAGTTCATGAGAGTAAGGCAGTATAACACTTCTGCAGAAGGAGACCCTGAGTCCATGAGGCATTCTATTTTTCACCCACTAAAGCCTACCAGATGACTAGAAGCACCCAGGCATGAAAGAGCTTACGTTTTAGTGAATCATTCTTAAGTATGACCGTGCAGCCAGTGTTCCACACACATTAGAGGAACCCCACTAACATGACAGATCAAcattgagagaaaaaagaaagtctaaGGAAATAAAGGTAAGGCACAGCAAACAACAAAACCCTAAAAGCCAATCACAGTTATGAGAAGATATTTTATCAGTGAAACAATAACAGGATTCTGTAAgcaagaagcagaaagaaaaagttcCCTTACAAATTAAGACTGGGGTTGAGGGGGTGGTGAGGGGGAAGGTGGTAAAGCAGACTGTATTACCATTCACCAATAACAGAGTCTCCTAAGCACAGAGGGGTCATACTGTTAATATGAGCACAGGTGACAAGTGTCATTTCCTAGtagaagttttgtttgttttttgggggggaacacctcagcttgcaggatcttagttccctaaaaCCAGGCATCCAACCGGGCCCCCAgtagtgaaagcgctgagtcctaaccactggaatgccagggaattccctctagagacttttttcccctctttttttctttctttccttttttttttggccacaccacgcagaatgtaggatcttagttccccaaccaaatATCGAACCTCtgtgccctgcagtggaagtgcggagtctcaaccactggacctccagggaagtcctctctagAATTCTTAAAAGGCCCACTTGGTACCCCACACAATGAATAATAAAGATGCATACCTAGACACATCACTGTgacatttcaaaacagaaaagaggCCATAAATGCTCTCAGAAAAAAGAACATGTATCattcaaagaaaaaggaatcagaaTAAAATTTCCCAACAGAAAGACAGGAAGCTAGAGAGAAAATTctgagagaaaaattttaagcTTAGCCTATCAATCTAATAAGACAGTCAAATAAATCCATTTTTCAGATATGCAAACGCCCAAAAATGCACCTTTTCTCCCAGGATGGTACTAGAAGATGTGTTCCACCAAAATTAGTAGACAGAGAAGGCAACAGATatagaatccaaaaaagaggggatgaataggggaaaaagtgaagaaaatttcTATGATAATGGTGATGAAAAGCTATAAGGTAAAAGCTGACTATCAAGTCAGAGTACAGCCAGTctagactgaagcaggaagacaaAAATTCTAGAAGTAATATCTCTAAGGGGAAAAATGGAAGGAGACTTCCCAATGCATTTGACCATGTGGAAACAAGTATTGAGAGGGCTTTGAACTATTCTGAAGAAAGTCCAAGGGAGTCTGTGCTAAATATAGGAAACCAAGCAAGGAAAAGCACTTGGGCAAATCATCTAAGTTGTGAGCTAAACCTAGCCACTTTTCTCATGAAGCaccattttttactttattttttggagcACCACTAATttgctttaaataaattaataaatgcctTACAAACTATGGTTATTAAGCCTTGGGTATTGTTTGCCAGGAACTTCCTTCAGACAGAACAAAGTAAGACATCATCTCAAGGAAAATTGACAGTATATGTTGCCAATGATAGAATTCaagttttcaaacaaaaattagaattttggaaaaccacAAATCCTCCACCATGAGACTGATAGCTTCCCAATACTTAAAAAACTTTTCTAATGAGACTGGTGATGTTAACAAACTGTGATGTTTTGATATTGTATAGTGAGATACATCAACATTTTAAAGATCTCCATAATTCAACAGACAAATGCGTATTACAAAATCATGCATGCGTAAGAGATCCATTCAAAGTTTAAGACAAACCAATGGATTTTATGtaagagaacaaaaaaaatgtgtttcaaatTTCACATTATggctaatcttaaaaaaaatgatcactTGTCAAGTGTTGGTATAGTACCaaagaatatttacaattatctgaaaaggctactaAAATACTTCTCCCTTTTCTAACTACATCTGTGTGAAGCCaccattttttaatatacttcaaccaaaacaacaggTTACAATAGCAGATTCTGCTATCTCCTATTAAGCCAGAcaataaagatatttacaaacatgcaaaacaatgccactcttctcactaaatttttttattttggaaaattgttatttttattaagaaacaaTGTAAGTTTATATGTGATGgggctttttttaattaataaatgtttctaaaagtttcaattttttgttaaataaagtAAACATCACAAAAGTCCACATAGTAAACCAAAGCTCTTTGCGGGTCCTCAAGTTTTAGGACTGTAAATTTTATTGCTATTGGGTACTGGGTTTCCTtctgtggtgatgaaaatgtgaTAATGGTGATGACTGCATGACTTtgtgaatatatgaaaaactactgaactgtataTCCTAAAAGGGTAGATCTGGTTAgctgaattatatcttaataaagctgttatgtaagaaaaagaaaaaaaaaatgttaagagttCCTAAGACCAAAAAACTTTGAGAACCTGATGCTCAAAACATTTCTcattattcattccacaaatacctTCTTCtttcctactatgtgcctggcacagttCTAAGCTCCAGGGATAAATACtactgaataaaacagacaaaattttcTGCACCCATcaagtttatattctagtggacAGAGACAAATAGTAAACAAATGAAGGAGATGGGTTGTTAACACGTTTTAAGTGATATGGGGTAAAATTAGGGAAGGgatagagtttcaatttcagatgGAGAGGCCTCTGAGAAGGCAAGATTCAAGACATGAAGGAAGAAAGAGTgatctggaggaagagcattctAAGCAGTAGTTAAGTAAGTTCAGAGGCCCTGAGGAAAAGCCTGCCAAGCATGTTAAATATGCAATCAGTGAGTCACAATTACACATATTATGTTCCTTATATCCTTTGGCTTAGCCTGATCCCCTCCTATTTTTTACACTTCTTAGAATTCACAGAACCTCCTGGAAGCAGCTCCACTAACATGCTCTTAAAAAGACTTCTCCAATCTTGTCTCTTACTTCTAAACATCTTTCCCTTAACTACTAATCACAATCACattcacttttcttaaaataaatgtttcatatgaaatatttttaaacccaaATTTGTATGTAGCTAAGTCTTAACATGCTAACTCTAATCTGAGATGCTGGATTGCAGTAACAGCTCCACTCTTTTCTTTGGATGGCTGAtagcaagtattttttaaatatagggggcattaccaagggggaaaaaaggaggggAGGACAGTTTAGAGTTTAAAGACTAAAAAGACAACAACCAAACCCAAAGTTTAAACCTTGACTGGAttctggtatttaaaaaaaagctatAGAGGGAGCTCCCTGGTCATCTAGTGGTCAGGAtctggcgctttcactgctgtggcctgggttcaatccctggtcagggaactgagaacCCACAAGGCTCgaagaggccaaaaaaaaaaaaagcaaaaagctacAGAAAGTATTTTGGAGATAACTGGGGAATCTGAATACAGACTCTTACACAATATTAGCACATTATGACTAATCATCTAATGTGTGGTAACAGTATTTTTGTTATATAGAGGGCTGCCAGTATTTTTAGAAAATGCTTACTTAATTTTTTAGGAGTGAAATGTCATGCTGTTTGTGTGCTGTAGTGCACACAATACACATGCACTGGGATACAGATACATCAAACATGGCAAAATACTAACTATTGAATCTGTGTGGTGGGTATAGAGGAGATCACTGTACTCTTCTTTCAGTGTTTTATGGTGTTTGAAGATGTTAagaattgattaaaaaaacaaatgttccACAATAATAATTCAGATTTAACAAGTTACACGTGTAATCAAAActgcaaacaaaatataaaacatgggCCTTCCTTTCAACAAGTTCATAAGATATccagacataaaaacaaacagaaaaaaaccactTAAGATGGTATTTACTAAGGACTTTTgaatttctgtggaaaatgtgaAGCAGGATGGACAATCAGAAAGGAGAtcaaaaaaagaggaagtaaCAGGTTTAAATAAGCAGGAACTAAATAGGTAGGGTATTTCATAATCAAAGGCCAagattcaaataattttatagaaaGGAAATATGTTCACATTTATATTCACATGGTTAATATGCCCTCTCTTGATTAGAGCAAAGTATATCTTTTAAAAGGTTTGACTGACCATATCACAAGGaccataagaaaagaaataatccaGACCTAATTTGAAAATGGTTTGAAGTTAACGTCTGGACCTGAAATAATGAGCTGAAATCTCTAATTTGGGTAGGATATTAATGATTTCACGGTCTGACACAATGAAAATGAAGTCAATTGGACAGTTGTTTATCCCGTAAACAGGTAAAATCATGGTGGGCAAGACAAAAAGCCTGGAGGTgccaaaataaaaactgatatttatagaaagaATTACTTCTAACTTCAGAATGAATGAGTCACTTTCTAGGAATCAGTTtataaagggaaggaggaaaggcagaATACAAAGTTCCAGAAGCCACCTCCAGTAAGAGGATTGCGGGGGGGGGCTCAAAAGATAAGGAAACACTTAAGACAGAAAAAGCAACATCTCAGGCCATCAAAGCACCAATCAAGCTGAAGTGGGAGAGAATCCCTAGAGGAGGGACTCAAACATAACATAAATAGATGCTTTCTTCTAAAATGATAAAGACATCTCTGCTCACTTTATGCCtgtgaaggagaaagataaagaagaaaaaaaaaagggaaaacggCGTTGTTGATAAGAGTAGGAAGTAGCTATAATTCTAATGTCTTATGAGAAAGGATATGAGTGGGCAGCTGCCATTGCTGTTTTTAGGAAGAGCTCTCATGCACAATGCTCTCCAAAAACAAAAGGCACAGCTTCAAGGGCCATTATCACTACCTCCTTGTTTCTAACAACAGAATCCAGGAATGTAGGCTGGATGCAGGAGACTTGGTGGACACTCTGGCATCCCTGGATGGTAAGAAAAGTTAACACTGAGCAAGGAAATGCAGAGACACCATCACTGAATAAAGCAGCTTATTAGTACAGCAAAACAGAAGTCATCACAAGTTTCTATCTCCCTAAATTCCTGACTTGTGCATCCAACTGTCTACCTGAATATGCACTTAGATGATGGACCAGTAGATATGTCACAAATAATGAGTCCAAAAGAAAACTCGTGATCTCCCCAAATTCCTGAAGTCTTCCTATCTCAGTAAATGGTAACTCATCCTCTTCTAGTTAAACAGTCATCAacaactcctctttctcttataaCCAACATAAAATAAGTCAATCTTGTcagctgtttctttaaaatatcttaagaatCTGACTGTGTGTCACTAAGTACAATTACTACCTAGATTACTGCAATAGCCTCCCATTAATCCCCTctaccatgttttctttatagCAGCCAAACTGTAATTCTGATCTTTTCACTCCTCACCTCAAATCCCCCTgcttttttctccaaatatttcatttttattagagtattttTTTGGGGTGGTAGAGCATATTACAATCTCAATTATCCTAACAGGCTTTTAAAGGAAAGCAGTtctgggacgtccctggtggtgcagtagttaagactccaagctcccaacgcagggggcctgggttcgatccctggtcagggaactagatcccacgtgcatgccgcaactaagagttcacatgccacaactaaagagccggCAAGCTGCCAACTAAGGAGCTCACGAgcagtgccgcaactaaggaggaaacgagctgcaactaaggagccggtgagccacaactaaggagctaccaagccacaactaagaactggcacaaccaaataaataataaatattaaaaaaaaaaaaaaaaaaaaaaaagaacccagaatTCCTTCAGGTTCACATGcctgggaggagcagggagaaaAAACAGGAAAGCAGTTCTATCTGACAAGGAGAGAAGAATCAATGTTTAGGGAATGATTATTAAGCAGAGAGGAGCAGAGTAACTCTTCCTCCATATGTCAGCAAACTTGAATACACTCAGCTTTGATACCTTGCCAACTTGCAAAGCATCTAATGGTGGCTTGAGCCACAAGGGATAAATGAATTATGGTATTTAACAATATTTACTGCTTGACTACTGGCTTCATACAATTTGGTGATTTACCTCAAAACCCTTTGATGGTCTCCCAAAATCACTCAGAATAAAGGCCAAAGTCTATGATTTGGCCTGTTAACCTAAACAAACCTATTCTTATTTCCTTtgttcactctgctccagcccacTGCCCTGATCATTATTTCTTGAACAGCACACTTCAGCCTCAGggtttttaagattttgttccttttagCCGAACGCTCTTCCACCAAATACTGCACTCCCCACTCTCATAGTCTTAAATGCCATCCTCTTAATGAGACCTTTCCTTGACcaacttctttaaaattataaccCCTCAACTTGCCCTCTCTATGCCAGTTTTCCTTGCTTTACTCTTCTGCATAGGACTCATCACCAACTGACAGAATATATCTTTTACCTATTTATTCATAGTCTGTCTTCCCCAATTTGAATATAGGCCTCAATAGGGAGGAAtttttgggcttctctggtggcgcagtggttgagagtccgcctgccgatgcaggggacatgggttcgtgccccgctccgggaagatcccacatgccacggagcggctgggcccgtgagccatggacgctgagcctgtgcgtccagagcctgtgctccgcaacgggagaggccacaacagtgaggggcccgcgtaccgccaaaagaaaaaagaagaattttttacTGCTTTGATCACTGACATTTCCCTAGTAACTGAACTGGTGCCAAATTCAaatcattcagtaaatacttattgaatataCGAATATACTacgttggtagaaatgtaaattggtttaCTTCTCTTGAGAACAATATGCCTATTTCTATCAAATCTATAAAAAAACATAACTTTGACCCAGCACTTCCACTTAGAGTAAATTATGATGTAACTATATCTGCAAAGACATATAAACAAGTATATGCACATTCATCTTCAATTGCATAagcctggaaacaacctaaatgtccattagtaCGAGACAGGTTAAACAAATTAAATgttgatacagaaaaaaagaaaactatgtacACAATAGAATACATACCAC
Coding sequences:
- the ZNF146 gene encoding zinc finger protein OZF is translated as MSHLSQQRICSGENPFACKVCGKVFSHKSTLTEHEHFHNREKPFECNECGKAFSQKQYVIKHQNTHTGEKLFECNECGKSFSQKENLLTHQKIHTGEKPFECKDCGKAFIQKSNLIRHQRTHTGEKPFVCKECGKTFSGKSNLTEHEKIHIGEKPFKCSECGTAFGQKKYLIKHQNIHTGEKPYECNECGKAFSQRTSLIVHVRIHSGDKPYECNVCGKAFSQSSSLTVHVRSHTGEKPYGCNECGKAFSQFSTLALHLRIHTGKKPYQCSECGKAFSQKSHHIRHQKIHTH